A region of the Mycobacterium sp. NBC_00419 genome:
GTGGCTCGTCGCGGCGCTACGCCGGCATCGGCGATGTCATCGTGGCGACCGTCAAGGACGCCATCCCCGGCGGGAACGTCAAGCGTGGTGACGTCGTGAAGGCCGTCGTCGTGCGCACCGTCAAGGAGCGTCGTCGCGCAGACGGCAGCTACATCAAGTTCGACGAGAACGCCGCCGTCATCATCAAGGCCGACAACGACCCGCGTGGCACCCGCATCTTCGGCCCGGTCGGGCGCGAGCTGCGCGAGAAGAAGTTCATGAAGATCGTCTCGCTGGCCCCGGAGGTGTTGTAAATGAAGGTCAAAAAGGGCGACACCGTGCTGGTTATCTCCGGCAAGGACAAGGGCGCCAAAGGCAAGGTGCTGCAGGCCTTCCCGACGCGTAACCGGGTGCTGGTCGAAGGCGTCAACCGGATCAAGAAGCACACCGCGCAGTCGGCCAACGAGCGTGGCGCGTCCTCGGGCGGCATCGTCACTCAGGAGGCGTCCATCCACGTCTCCAACGTGATGGTCGTCGACTCCGAC
Encoded here:
- the rplX gene encoding 50S ribosomal protein L24 is translated as MKVKKGDTVLVISGKDKGAKGKVLQAFPTRNRVLVEGVNRIKKHTAQSANERGASSGGIVTQEASIHVSNVMVVDSDGKPARVGYRLNEETGKRVRVSKRNGKDI
- the rplN gene encoding 50S ribosomal protein L14, whose amino-acid sequence is MIQQESRLKVADNTGAKEILCIRVLGGSSRRYAGIGDVIVATVKDAIPGGNVKRGDVVKAVVVRTVKERRRADGSYIKFDENAAVIIKADNDPRGTRIFGPVGRELREKKFMKIVSLAPEVL